The proteins below come from a single Carassius carassius chromosome 11, fCarCar2.1, whole genome shotgun sequence genomic window:
- the LOC132153112 gene encoding microtubule-associated protein 2-like isoform X7, producing the protein MADGRQPEDSGPQWSSPGAQGSSSPGGHGENGFSSTYRTCQPGNAHASSAGSYAKENGFNGDLTSGHAVTAEQVSARIVQEVTAEAVAVLKGEQELHPDTAVRLPSVEDSANLPPSPPPSPAAEHFGPLDPEETIESLSAAEEEEEENSEAAATAAALEEEEEEEQWSGEEPEQEPPTELLERAEVIGEVQALPGLQAEVHKQAATVASEAPNGGAEEAGGQENLAEAVKMEAEQLDSERTDPIGMDFTESAMHLDDDLPSYQSLVRDTDMPESPFAQTCPVEDFELPPSYQVRAKEPCEHPTEKPDGQSGAVKETSTETCDSSNILEVKSGQIQDKQIEISTDVDMKEKSGMSAYFETTTTKTDASVSLGEGYYELSTTSEEQKDSIGNLQLPEISYSTLAQAQSLEVQPDLPKSSADTLQTTSHVDRRDDCRLSPGKLALEQRSYSLNITIGAMDHGDAQGHQRNFSPLATDIMSHTCGSLDESADYLPVTTPSVEKLPQFPPLILETTASATTPSFSPPQTTVTNVKTSPQTESPESPVQGKSCYKNGTVMAPDLPEMLDLAGTPSRLTSDNTDSEIMRRKSVPMDMSSLVSDSFAHLFKSDQGQMATKREMKLEEQGYCVFSEYSGPMPSPADVHSPMDSSSQIFNTVISEEKETGLVAFGQQECLSTEDLKATEVVTPQAKPEEGKPRNEDSIQIESAPSEKTSRETNQEESDLLKTKILEETKSPTLPDNEKAQLDKQAETFITPKVTVTLDEAKPDLDSGSKLAAETEAEIADYERQIRKLEMEDRPLSVEEERELQELREKVKNKPDLVHQEAYEELDAEDVYQLTGAAKDRIARPIRPSPASSVESATDEEKMHVGDSEKPRSPGEKESLKTDPNRLSPVGSFEKYFREERPSEQEVKQKDSVQLLKEKVAEEKPQPSPSKTDKAPLDTMVIQEVEEEVELAKEPDEIMPEPKPALNVEERLVVDKTEPDEDVDENEGEKVLEKEEVEDEEVLEGAKAAEDTVEPRAAIESVVTVEDDFITVVQTIDESEVSGHSVRFSAPSQDQHPQLLQEEEEEEEAVEMAQEVEIEAPSLEEVVDVPEPVELPVCPAKEIEVPETEAPTQSFDDYKDETTMDDSILDSSWVDTQDDDKSMATEKIEPLPRVMSPVKKPHVEKSAKQRAKGGRARGRMTTPERKPVRKEPVPTQKDEMKKKKAVIKKAELTKKSDIQTCSPSRKSVLKSTVRHPRPTQHHPCVKRKPTVSADGRLPFSVARPSRDRASTSNPTTLTKIPTSKIRAEALLPARPNSASSSNNRSPLVEVDLYEPRPSSADPKVLLYSCAVKDGGSRSPEKRSSLPRPASILTRHPHMADHEESSTSITSSGSTAPRRPTSFRTEVKAQHRTGRSHSMTGAETTRSRSARSGTSTPRMSGSTAITPGTPPSYSCRTPGTPHTPGTPKSLSLLSQEKKVAIIRTPPKSPATTPKQLRLINQPLPDLKNVRSKIRSIDNIKYQPKGGQVQIQSKKIDLSHVTSKCGSLDNIRHRPGGGNVRIESVKLGFREKAHAKVGSLENAHHTPGGGHVQIESHKLMFRDVAKARVDHGAEIVMEALRLSGGTSPQRHSHMSSSGSINMLESPQLATLADDVTAALAKQGL; encoded by the exons AGCAAGTATCAGCGCGGATCGTGCAGGAGGTTACAGCCGAAGCAGTAGCAGTACTGAAGGGAGAGCAGGAGCTGCATCCGGACACTGCCGTCAGGCTGCCATCAG TGGAGGACTCTGCAAACCTGCCACCCTCACCTCCTCCGTCCCCAGCAGCAGAGCATTTTGGGCCTTTGGATCCAG AGGAGACCATAGAGAGTCTCTCAGCtgcggaggaggaagaggaggagaattCAGAAGccgcagcaacagcagcagctctagaggaagaggaggaagaggagcagtGGAGTGGAGAGGAGCCTGAGCAGGAACCTCCAACTGAGCTCCTAGAGCGGGCAGAGGTCATAGGCGAGGTCCAGGCTCTGCCCGGCCTGCAGGCTGAGGTTCACAAACAGGCAGCTACTGTTGCTAGCGAGGCCCCTAATGGGGGAGCTGAGGAGGCAGGGGGGCAAGAAAACCTTGCAGAAG CTGTGAAGATGGAAGCAGAGCAACTAGACAGTGAGAGGACAGATCCCATTGGCATGGACTTCACTGAATCTGCAATGCATCTAGATGATGATCTCCCATCTTACCAGAGCCTTGTCAGAGACACAGATATGCCGGAAAGCCCCTTTGCTCAAACATGCCCCGTGGAGGACTTTGAACTCCCTCCAAGTTACCAGGTTCGTGCCAAAGAACCTTGCGAGCATCCAACTGAAAAGCCTGATGGACAAAGCGGTGCTGTAAAAGAGACATCAACCGAAACATGTGATTCCAGCAATATCCTTGAGGTCAAATCAGGGCAGATTCAAGACAAACAAATAGAAATATCAACAGATGTGGACATGAAAGAGAAATCTGGCATGTCTGCTTATTTTGAGACCACTACAACTAAGACAGATGCCTCCGTGTCTCTAGGAGAAGGGTATTATGAGCTAAGTACTACATCAGAAGAACAAAAGGACTCTATTGGTAACCTACAACTTCCTGAAATCAGCTACAGCACCTTGGCTCAAGCACAGTCTTTGGAAGTCCAACCAGATCTTCCAAAAAGTAGCGCAGACACACTACAAACCACTTCACATGTAGACAGAAGAGATGACTGCAGACTGTCTCCTGGAAAACTGGCTCTAGAGCAAAGAAGTTACtctttaaatatcaccattgGGGCAATGGATCATGGTGATGCCCAAGGGCATCAAAGAAACTTCTCTCCATTAGCCACTGACATCATGTCTCATACTTGTGGGAGCCTTGATGAATCTGCTGATTACCTTCCTGTCACCACTCCCTCAGTAGAGAAGCTTCCTCAGTTTCCGCCACTTATTCTGGAGACAACTGCCTCTGCCACAACTCCATCATTTTCACCTCCCCAGACAACAGTCACTAATGTAAAGACAAGTCCACAGACAGAGTCTCCAGAATCACCTGTCCAAGGTAAGAGCTGTTACAAGAATGGCACTGTCATGGCCCCCGACCTACCTGAAATGCTGGACTTGGCAGGTACCCCATCAAGGTTGACGTCTGACAACACAGACTCCGAGATTATGAGGAGGAAGTCCGTCCCAATGGACATGTCTTCTCTAGTAAGTGATTCTTTTGCACATTTGTTCAAAAGTGACCAGGGCCAGATGGCTACAAAGAGAGAAATGAAGTTGGAGGAGCAAGGATATTGTGTCTTTAGTGAATACTCTGGTCCCATGCCATCGCCTGCAGATGTGCACAGTCCAATGGACTCTTCTTCTCAAATATTTAACACTGTGATATCAGAGGAGAAGGAAACTGGTCTTGTTGCATTTGGACAACAGGAGTGTCTATCAACTGAAGATCTGAAAGCAACAGAAGTTGTTACACCACAGGCAAAACCAGAAGAAGGGAAGCCAAGGAATGAAGATTCCATTCAAATTGAAAGTGCACCTTCTGAAAAAACTTCTAGAGAGACCAATCAAGAGGAGTCTGATCTTTTGAAGACCAAAATTTTAGAAGAAACCAAGAGTCCAACTTTACCTGATAATGAGAAAGCACAGTTAGACAAACAAGCTGAAACCTTTATCACACCAAAGGTGACGGTTACTCTTGATGAAGCAAAGCCTGATCTTGATTCAGGTTCCAAACTTGCAGCTGAAACTGAAGCTGAAATAGCTGACTATGAGAGACAAATTCGCAAATTGGAGATGGAGGACAGACCTTTGAGTGTAGAGGAGGAACGGGAGCTCCAGGAACTCAGGGAGAAGGTGAAGAATAAACCAGACCTTGTTCATCAGGAAGCTTATGAAGAGTTGGATGCAGAGGATGTCTACCAGCTCACTGGAGCTGCAAAGGACAGAATTGCTCGGCCTATCAGACCATCCCCAGCGTCTTCTGTAGAAAGTGCTACTGACGAGGAGAAAATGCATGTTGGTGACTCTGAAAAACCTAGATCACCAGGTGAGAAAGAGTCTCTTAAAACAGATCCCAATAGGCTATCTCCTGTTGGGTCTTTTGAGAAATATTTTAGAGAGGAGAGACCTTCTGAGCAGGAGGTAAAGCAGAAAGACTCAGTGCAACTCCTTAAAGAGAAAGTTGCTGAGGAGAAACCTCAGCCATCTCCTTCAAAGACAGACAAGGCTCCTCTTGATACCATGGTGATTCAAGAAGTAGAGGAAGAGGTAGAGCTTGCTAAGGAGCCGGATGAGATCATGCCAGAACCAAAACCAGCTCTTAATGTGGAAGAGAGGCTGGTTGTAGATAAAACTGAACCAGATGAGGATGTAGACGAAAATGAGGGGGAAAAAGTGCTTGAGAAAGAAGAAGTGGAAGACGAGGAAGTGTTGGAAGGGGCCAAGGCTGCAGAAGACACTGTTGAGCCTAGAGCTGCGATTGAGTCAGTAGTAACAGTGGAAGATGATTTTATTACGGTAGTGCAGACCATTGATGAAAGCGAAGTCTCTGGACACAGTGTACGTTTCTCAGCTCCCTCTCAGGATCAACATCCACAGCTCCtccaagaggaggaagaggaggaggaggctgTGGAAATGGCACAGGAAGTAGAGATAGAGGCTCCCAGTTTGGAGGAAGTCGTAGATGTTCCAGAGCCTGTTGAGCTTCCTGTATGTCCAGCTAAAGAGATAGAAGTACCAGAGACTGAGGCCCCAACTCAAAGTTTTGATGACTACAAAGATGAAACTACCATGGATGACTCCATCTTAGACAGCTCCTGGGTGGATACACAAG ATGATGATAAGAGCATGGCCACAGAGAAAATTGAGCCTCTACCCAGAGTGATGAGCCCTGTCAAGAAACCACATGTAGAGAAATCAGCCAAACAGAGGGCTAAAGGTGGCAGGGCCAGAGGACGAATGACCACGCCTGAACGCAAACCTGTTCGCAAGGAGCCAGTACCCACCCAGAAGGATgagatgaagaagaaaaaag CTGTGATTAAGAAGgctgagctcacaaaaaaatctGATATTCAGACATGCTCTCCTTCCCGGAAGAGTGTTTTAAAGTCTACCGTAAGGCATCCTAGACCTACCCAACATCACCCGTGTGTTAAGCGGAAACCCACAG TGTCTGCAGATGGTCGACTGCCCTTCAGTGTGGCCAGGCCCTCCAGAGACCGGGCATCT ACCTCCAATCCCACAACACTAACAAAGATCCCCACCTCTAAAATTCGGGCAGAGGCTTTGCTGCCAGCCCGGCCGAACTCGGCCAGCTCCTCCAATAATAGGAGCCCATTGGTGGAGGTAGATCTTTATGAGCCCCGCCCTTCTTCAGCAGACCCAAAAGTATTGCTATATTCATGTGCTGTAAAG GATGGTGGTTCTCGGAGCCCAGAGAAGAGGTCGTCCCTTCCACGGCCAGCATCCATACTAACCCGCCATCCACACATGGCTGATCATGAGGAGAGTTCCACTTCCATTACCAGCTCTGGGTCAACAGCACCACGCAGACCCACAT CTTTCCGTACTGAAGTCAAAGCACAGCACAGGACAGGCAGGTCTCATAGTATGACAG GCGCAGAGACTACTCGGTCCCGCTCGGCCCGCAGTGGCACCTCCACACCTCGCATGTCCGGGTCCACAGCCATCACCCCTGGAACCCCTCCCAGCTACTCCTGCCGTACTCCAGGCACTCCCCACACACCGGGCACCCCCAAATCTCTCAGCCTGCTGTCCCAGGAAAAGAAAGTGGCCATCATCCGAACACCTCCAAAATCCCCGGCGACTACACCCAAACAGCTGCGCCTCATTAACCAGCCACTGCCTGACCTCAAGAACGTCAGATCCAAGATCCGTTCTATTGACAACATCAAGTACCAGCCCAAGGGGGGCCAG GTTCAAATTCAGTCTAAGAAGATTGATCTTAGTCATGTGACTTCCAAGTGTGGATCATTGGACAACATCCGCCACAGGCCAG GCGGTGGTAATGTGCGCATTGAGAGTGTGAAGCTTGGCTTCAGAGAAAAAGCCCATGCAAAGGTTGGCTCCCTGGAAAATGCCCACCATACACCTGGAGGAGGACATGTACAG ATCGAAAGCCATAAGCTGATGTTCCGTGACGTGGCCAAAGCACGTGTGGATCACGGAGCAGAGATTGTGATGGAGGCACTCAGGCTGTCGGGTGGCACCTCCCCTCAGAGGCACAGCCACATGTCCTCATCCGGAAGCATCAACATGCTCGAGTCGCCACAGCTGGCCACGCTGGCCGATGATGTGACCGCCGCCCTGGCCAAACAAGGCTTGTGA
- the LOC132153112 gene encoding microtubule-associated protein 2-like isoform X9, with translation MADGRQPEDSGPQWSSPGAQGSSSPGGHGENGFSSTYRTCQPGNAHASSAGSYAKENGFNGDLTSGHAVTAEQVSARIVQEVTAEAVAVLKGEQELHPDTAVRLPSVEDSANLPPSPPPSPAAEHFGPLDPAVKMEAEQLDSERTDPIGMDFTESAMHLDDDLPSYQSLVRDTDMPESPFAQTCPVEDFELPPSYQVRAKEPCEHPTEKPDGQSGAVKETSTETCDSSNILEVKSGQIQDKQIEISTDVDMKEKSGMSAYFETTTTKTDASVSLGEGYYELSTTSEEQKDSIGNLQLPEISYSTLAQAQSLEVQPDLPKSSADTLQTTSHVDRRDDCRLSPGKLALEQRSYSLNITIGAMDHGDAQGHQRNFSPLATDIMSHTCGSLDESADYLPVTTPSVEKLPQFPPLILETTASATTPSFSPPQTTVTNVKTSPQTESPESPVQGKSCYKNGTVMAPDLPEMLDLAGTPSRLTSDNTDSEIMRRKSVPMDMSSLVSDSFAHLFKSDQGQMATKREMKLEEQGYCVFSEYSGPMPSPADVHSPMDSSSQIFNTVISEEKETGLVAFGQQECLSTEDLKATEVVTPQAKPEEGKPRNEDSIQIESAPSEKTSRETNQEESDLLKTKILEETKSPTLPDNEKAQLDKQAETFITPKVTVTLDEAKPDLDSGSKLAAETEAEIADYERQIRKLEMEDRPLSVEEERELQELREKVKNKPDLVHQEAYEELDAEDVYQLTGAAKDRIARPIRPSPASSVESATDEEKMHVGDSEKPRSPGEKESLKTDPNRLSPVGSFEKYFREERPSEQEVKQKDSVQLLKEKVAEEKPQPSPSKTDKAPLDTMVIQEVEEEVELAKEPDEIMPEPKPALNVEERLVVDKTEPDEDVDENEGEKVLEKEEVEDEEVLEGAKAAEDTVEPRAAIESVVTVEDDFITVVQTIDESEVSGHSVRFSAPSQDQHPQLLQEEEEEEEAVEMAQEVEIEAPSLEEVVDVPEPVELPVCPAKEIEVPETEAPTQSFDDYKDETTMDDSILDSSWVDTQDDDKSMATEKIEPLPRVMSPVKKPHVEKSAKQRAKGGRARGRMTTPERKPVRKEPVPTQKDEMKKKKAVIKKAELTKKSDIQTCSPSRKSVLKSTVRHPRPTQHHPCVKRKPTVSADGRLPFSVARPSRDRASTSNPTTLTKIPTSKIRAEALLPARPNSASSSNNRSPLVEVDLYEPRPSSADPKVLLYSCAVKDGGSRSPEKRSSLPRPASILTRHPHMADHEESSTSITSSGSTAPRRPTSFRTEVKAQHRTGRSHSMTGAETTRSRSARSGTSTPRMSGSTAITPGTPPSYSCRTPGTPHTPGTPKSLSLLSQEKKVAIIRTPPKSPATTPKQLRLINQPLPDLKNVRSKIRSIDNIKYQPKGGQVQIQSKKIDLSHVTSKCGSLDNIRHRPGGGNVRIESVKLGFREKAHAKVGSLENAHHTPGGGHVQIESHKLMFRDVAKARVDHGAEIVMEALRLSGGTSPQRHSHMSSSGSINMLESPQLATLADDVTAALAKQGL, from the exons AGCAAGTATCAGCGCGGATCGTGCAGGAGGTTACAGCCGAAGCAGTAGCAGTACTGAAGGGAGAGCAGGAGCTGCATCCGGACACTGCCGTCAGGCTGCCATCAG TGGAGGACTCTGCAAACCTGCCACCCTCACCTCCTCCGTCCCCAGCAGCAGAGCATTTTGGGCCTTTGGATCCAG CTGTGAAGATGGAAGCAGAGCAACTAGACAGTGAGAGGACAGATCCCATTGGCATGGACTTCACTGAATCTGCAATGCATCTAGATGATGATCTCCCATCTTACCAGAGCCTTGTCAGAGACACAGATATGCCGGAAAGCCCCTTTGCTCAAACATGCCCCGTGGAGGACTTTGAACTCCCTCCAAGTTACCAGGTTCGTGCCAAAGAACCTTGCGAGCATCCAACTGAAAAGCCTGATGGACAAAGCGGTGCTGTAAAAGAGACATCAACCGAAACATGTGATTCCAGCAATATCCTTGAGGTCAAATCAGGGCAGATTCAAGACAAACAAATAGAAATATCAACAGATGTGGACATGAAAGAGAAATCTGGCATGTCTGCTTATTTTGAGACCACTACAACTAAGACAGATGCCTCCGTGTCTCTAGGAGAAGGGTATTATGAGCTAAGTACTACATCAGAAGAACAAAAGGACTCTATTGGTAACCTACAACTTCCTGAAATCAGCTACAGCACCTTGGCTCAAGCACAGTCTTTGGAAGTCCAACCAGATCTTCCAAAAAGTAGCGCAGACACACTACAAACCACTTCACATGTAGACAGAAGAGATGACTGCAGACTGTCTCCTGGAAAACTGGCTCTAGAGCAAAGAAGTTACtctttaaatatcaccattgGGGCAATGGATCATGGTGATGCCCAAGGGCATCAAAGAAACTTCTCTCCATTAGCCACTGACATCATGTCTCATACTTGTGGGAGCCTTGATGAATCTGCTGATTACCTTCCTGTCACCACTCCCTCAGTAGAGAAGCTTCCTCAGTTTCCGCCACTTATTCTGGAGACAACTGCCTCTGCCACAACTCCATCATTTTCACCTCCCCAGACAACAGTCACTAATGTAAAGACAAGTCCACAGACAGAGTCTCCAGAATCACCTGTCCAAGGTAAGAGCTGTTACAAGAATGGCACTGTCATGGCCCCCGACCTACCTGAAATGCTGGACTTGGCAGGTACCCCATCAAGGTTGACGTCTGACAACACAGACTCCGAGATTATGAGGAGGAAGTCCGTCCCAATGGACATGTCTTCTCTAGTAAGTGATTCTTTTGCACATTTGTTCAAAAGTGACCAGGGCCAGATGGCTACAAAGAGAGAAATGAAGTTGGAGGAGCAAGGATATTGTGTCTTTAGTGAATACTCTGGTCCCATGCCATCGCCTGCAGATGTGCACAGTCCAATGGACTCTTCTTCTCAAATATTTAACACTGTGATATCAGAGGAGAAGGAAACTGGTCTTGTTGCATTTGGACAACAGGAGTGTCTATCAACTGAAGATCTGAAAGCAACAGAAGTTGTTACACCACAGGCAAAACCAGAAGAAGGGAAGCCAAGGAATGAAGATTCCATTCAAATTGAAAGTGCACCTTCTGAAAAAACTTCTAGAGAGACCAATCAAGAGGAGTCTGATCTTTTGAAGACCAAAATTTTAGAAGAAACCAAGAGTCCAACTTTACCTGATAATGAGAAAGCACAGTTAGACAAACAAGCTGAAACCTTTATCACACCAAAGGTGACGGTTACTCTTGATGAAGCAAAGCCTGATCTTGATTCAGGTTCCAAACTTGCAGCTGAAACTGAAGCTGAAATAGCTGACTATGAGAGACAAATTCGCAAATTGGAGATGGAGGACAGACCTTTGAGTGTAGAGGAGGAACGGGAGCTCCAGGAACTCAGGGAGAAGGTGAAGAATAAACCAGACCTTGTTCATCAGGAAGCTTATGAAGAGTTGGATGCAGAGGATGTCTACCAGCTCACTGGAGCTGCAAAGGACAGAATTGCTCGGCCTATCAGACCATCCCCAGCGTCTTCTGTAGAAAGTGCTACTGACGAGGAGAAAATGCATGTTGGTGACTCTGAAAAACCTAGATCACCAGGTGAGAAAGAGTCTCTTAAAACAGATCCCAATAGGCTATCTCCTGTTGGGTCTTTTGAGAAATATTTTAGAGAGGAGAGACCTTCTGAGCAGGAGGTAAAGCAGAAAGACTCAGTGCAACTCCTTAAAGAGAAAGTTGCTGAGGAGAAACCTCAGCCATCTCCTTCAAAGACAGACAAGGCTCCTCTTGATACCATGGTGATTCAAGAAGTAGAGGAAGAGGTAGAGCTTGCTAAGGAGCCGGATGAGATCATGCCAGAACCAAAACCAGCTCTTAATGTGGAAGAGAGGCTGGTTGTAGATAAAACTGAACCAGATGAGGATGTAGACGAAAATGAGGGGGAAAAAGTGCTTGAGAAAGAAGAAGTGGAAGACGAGGAAGTGTTGGAAGGGGCCAAGGCTGCAGAAGACACTGTTGAGCCTAGAGCTGCGATTGAGTCAGTAGTAACAGTGGAAGATGATTTTATTACGGTAGTGCAGACCATTGATGAAAGCGAAGTCTCTGGACACAGTGTACGTTTCTCAGCTCCCTCTCAGGATCAACATCCACAGCTCCtccaagaggaggaagaggaggaggaggctgTGGAAATGGCACAGGAAGTAGAGATAGAGGCTCCCAGTTTGGAGGAAGTCGTAGATGTTCCAGAGCCTGTTGAGCTTCCTGTATGTCCAGCTAAAGAGATAGAAGTACCAGAGACTGAGGCCCCAACTCAAAGTTTTGATGACTACAAAGATGAAACTACCATGGATGACTCCATCTTAGACAGCTCCTGGGTGGATACACAAG ATGATGATAAGAGCATGGCCACAGAGAAAATTGAGCCTCTACCCAGAGTGATGAGCCCTGTCAAGAAACCACATGTAGAGAAATCAGCCAAACAGAGGGCTAAAGGTGGCAGGGCCAGAGGACGAATGACCACGCCTGAACGCAAACCTGTTCGCAAGGAGCCAGTACCCACCCAGAAGGATgagatgaagaagaaaaaag CTGTGATTAAGAAGgctgagctcacaaaaaaatctGATATTCAGACATGCTCTCCTTCCCGGAAGAGTGTTTTAAAGTCTACCGTAAGGCATCCTAGACCTACCCAACATCACCCGTGTGTTAAGCGGAAACCCACAG TGTCTGCAGATGGTCGACTGCCCTTCAGTGTGGCCAGGCCCTCCAGAGACCGGGCATCT ACCTCCAATCCCACAACACTAACAAAGATCCCCACCTCTAAAATTCGGGCAGAGGCTTTGCTGCCAGCCCGGCCGAACTCGGCCAGCTCCTCCAATAATAGGAGCCCATTGGTGGAGGTAGATCTTTATGAGCCCCGCCCTTCTTCAGCAGACCCAAAAGTATTGCTATATTCATGTGCTGTAAAG GATGGTGGTTCTCGGAGCCCAGAGAAGAGGTCGTCCCTTCCACGGCCAGCATCCATACTAACCCGCCATCCACACATGGCTGATCATGAGGAGAGTTCCACTTCCATTACCAGCTCTGGGTCAACAGCACCACGCAGACCCACAT CTTTCCGTACTGAAGTCAAAGCACAGCACAGGACAGGCAGGTCTCATAGTATGACAG GCGCAGAGACTACTCGGTCCCGCTCGGCCCGCAGTGGCACCTCCACACCTCGCATGTCCGGGTCCACAGCCATCACCCCTGGAACCCCTCCCAGCTACTCCTGCCGTACTCCAGGCACTCCCCACACACCGGGCACCCCCAAATCTCTCAGCCTGCTGTCCCAGGAAAAGAAAGTGGCCATCATCCGAACACCTCCAAAATCCCCGGCGACTACACCCAAACAGCTGCGCCTCATTAACCAGCCACTGCCTGACCTCAAGAACGTCAGATCCAAGATCCGTTCTATTGACAACATCAAGTACCAGCCCAAGGGGGGCCAG GTTCAAATTCAGTCTAAGAAGATTGATCTTAGTCATGTGACTTCCAAGTGTGGATCATTGGACAACATCCGCCACAGGCCAG GCGGTGGTAATGTGCGCATTGAGAGTGTGAAGCTTGGCTTCAGAGAAAAAGCCCATGCAAAGGTTGGCTCCCTGGAAAATGCCCACCATACACCTGGAGGAGGACATGTACAG ATCGAAAGCCATAAGCTGATGTTCCGTGACGTGGCCAAAGCACGTGTGGATCACGGAGCAGAGATTGTGATGGAGGCACTCAGGCTGTCGGGTGGCACCTCCCCTCAGAGGCACAGCCACATGTCCTCATCCGGAAGCATCAACATGCTCGAGTCGCCACAGCTGGCCACGCTGGCCGATGATGTGACCGCCGCCCTGGCCAAACAAGGCTTGTGA